In Phragmites australis chromosome 16, lpPhrAust1.1, whole genome shotgun sequence, one DNA window encodes the following:
- the LOC133895895 gene encoding uncharacterized protein LOC133895895 encodes MAPMPAACVHVESLQTAVPMRAVEPGRTRPVAVAAPPLPAAVLQRRTRVVLYYRAGADGSRLWEEALWAKESLSEALANHPEMAGRLRRRADGSWEVKLNDAGARFARATAEVTVEEFLAATRYDKDRRARWEAALAPWADVNAEDPDMCALFYLQVTRFQGDGGYAVGVSCSLMLCDPLSLARFLLSWARTHEETKAQNGLVTNPLMQYASYFHRPDAMAVRALIKSIPLDTFADAAGHAAETVLFRARARATTSTGAPDHHALASACVGEASERLGADKVPPRFSVVVVTGDSMGGMSIETCSADDQPGRGGCRQHKVEVAQWQELGLEELVLRDSKPVHVSYSIVTTGGDEGLVGVKPNGAGDEFLVVATVP; translated from the exons ATGGCGCCCATGCCCGCGGCGTGCGTCCACGTTGAGTCCCTGCAGACGGCCGTGCCGATGCGCGCAGTGGAGCCCGGGCGGACGCGCCCCGTCGCCGTGGCCGCGCCCCCGCTCCCCGCGGCCGTGCTGCAGCGGCGCACCCGCGTGGTGCTCTACTACCGCGCGGGCGCGGATGGGTCGCGGCTGTGGGAGGAGGCGCTGTGGGCGAAGGAGTCGCTGAGCGAGGCCCTGGCCAACCACCCGGAGATGGCCGGCCGGCTCCGGCGCCGCGCGGACGGGTCGTGGGAGGTGAAGCTGAACGACGCCGGCGCGAGGTTCGCGCGGGCGACGGCGGAggtgaccgtggaggagttcCTGGCGGCGACCAGGTACGATAAGGACCGGCGGGCGCGCTGGGAGGCCGCGTTGGCGCCGTGGGCCGACGTGAACGCCGAGGACCCCGACATGTGCGCCCTTTTCTACCTGCAG GTGACACGGTTCCAGGGTGACGGGGGATACGCCGTCGGCGTGAGCTGCAGCCTGATGCTGTGCGACCCGCTGTCGCTGGCGAGGTTCCTCCTGTCGTGGGCGCGGACGCACGAAGAGACGAAGGCTCAGAACGGGCTCGTCACCAACCCGCTGATGCAGTACGCGAGCTACTTCCATCGCCCGGACGCCATGGCCGTGCGCGCGCTCATCAAGTCCATCCCCCTCGACACCTTCGCCGACGCCGCCGGCCACGCCGCCGAGACCGTCCTCTTCAGGGCCAGAGCCAGAGCCACCACCAGTACGGGTGCGCCCGACCACCACGCGCTCGCCAGCGCCTGCGTCGGCGAGGCGAGCGAGAGGCTCGGCGCAGACAAGGTGCCGCCGCGGTTCTCGGTCGTCGTCGTCACCGGGGACAGTATGGGTGGGATGAGCATCGAGACGTGCTCGGCGGACGACCAGCCGGGGCGCGGCGGCTGCAGGCAACACAAGGTTGAGGTTGCGCAGTGGCAGGAGCTTGGGCTGGAGGAGCTGGTGCTCAGGGACAGCAAGCCCGTGCACGTATCTTACAGCATCGTGACTACCGGTGGAGATGAAGGGCTTGTGGGCGTAAAGCCCAACGGTGCCGGTGACGAGTTCCTGGTGGTGGCAACCGTTCCGTAG